One stretch of Saccharopolyspora erythraea DNA includes these proteins:
- a CDS encoding response regulator transcription factor: MTRVLIVEDEESFADPLAFLLRKEGFTAAVATTGQEALEEFDRNGADIVLLDLMLPGMSGTDVCKQLRQRSAVPVIMVTARDSEIDKVVGLELGADDYVTKPYSARELIARVRAVLRRGGEAEDMLPQVLEAGPVRMDVERHVVTVSGEEVSLPLKEFDLLEYLLRNVGRVLTRGQLIDRVWGADYVGDTKTLDVHVKRLRSKLEPDPAEPRYLVTVRGLGYKFEV, from the coding sequence GTGACCAGGGTGCTGATCGTGGAGGACGAGGAGTCCTTCGCCGACCCACTTGCCTTCCTGCTTCGAAAGGAGGGCTTCACGGCGGCGGTCGCGACGACCGGTCAAGAGGCGTTGGAGGAGTTCGACCGCAACGGCGCGGACATCGTCCTGCTCGACCTGATGCTGCCGGGAATGAGCGGGACCGACGTCTGCAAGCAGCTCCGGCAGCGTTCGGCGGTGCCGGTGATCATGGTGACCGCGCGGGACAGCGAGATCGACAAGGTGGTCGGGCTGGAGCTCGGCGCCGACGACTACGTCACCAAGCCCTACTCGGCCCGCGAGCTGATCGCGCGGGTGCGCGCGGTGCTGCGCCGCGGCGGTGAGGCCGAGGACATGCTGCCGCAGGTCCTGGAGGCAGGGCCGGTGCGCATGGACGTGGAGCGCCACGTGGTGACGGTCTCCGGCGAGGAGGTCAGCCTCCCGCTCAAGGAGTTCGACCTGCTGGAGTACCTGCTGCGCAACGTGGGCCGGGTGCTGACCCGCGGGCAGCTCATCGACCGGGTCTGGGGCGCGGACTACGTCGGCGACACCAAGACGCTCGACGTGCACGTCAAGCGGCTGCGCTCGAAGCTCGAACCCGACCCCGCCGAACCCCGCTACCTGGTGACGGTGCGCGGGCTCGGCTACAAGTTCGAGGTGTAG
- a CDS encoding sensor histidine kinase, with amino-acid sequence MTALGYTALIIAVLLVGAASGYLAARATRRYERKQPKGPTVAELLQRLVHTTNNGVVVVNRFGDVVLHNPRADELGLIRDNQADPRARKAAEQAIATGEPTAVDLSPLGRVLRGRGPAAVLGDARPLGDGFAVIDAGDESDAVRLEATRRDFVANVSHELKTPVGALALLAEAVLDAADDPDEVRRFSTKILHESTRLGTLVSELIALSRLQGAERLPELTTLEVDALVEEALGRCRIGAESAGIEIAVDEPSALLLDGDRTLLVTALSNLVDNAVSYSPPGSPVSISRRLSGDFVEIAVTDRGIGIAPEHQERVFERFFRVDPARSRATGGTGLGLAIVKHVAANHGGEVKLWSRLGTGSTFTLRVPRHAIGEEGGKPEPERAPVRSKTESADGVETVETGGVR; translated from the coding sequence GTGACCGCATTGGGCTATACCGCCCTGATCATCGCCGTGCTGCTCGTGGGCGCGGCGAGTGGCTATCTGGCCGCGAGGGCGACTCGGCGTTATGAGCGAAAGCAGCCGAAGGGCCCCACCGTCGCCGAACTCCTCCAGCGACTGGTGCACACGACCAACAACGGGGTCGTCGTGGTCAACAGGTTCGGCGACGTGGTGCTGCACAACCCCCGCGCCGACGAGCTGGGGCTCATCCGCGACAACCAGGCCGACCCGCGCGCCAGGAAGGCCGCCGAGCAGGCAATCGCCACCGGCGAACCCACCGCGGTGGACCTCTCCCCGCTCGGCCGCGTCCTGCGCGGCCGCGGCCCCGCCGCGGTCCTCGGCGACGCCCGCCCCCTCGGCGACGGCTTCGCCGTCATCGACGCCGGTGACGAGTCCGACGCGGTGCGGCTGGAGGCGACCCGCCGCGACTTCGTCGCCAACGTCAGCCACGAGCTCAAGACGCCGGTCGGCGCGCTCGCGCTGCTGGCCGAGGCGGTGCTCGACGCGGCCGACGACCCGGACGAGGTCCGCCGCTTCTCCACCAAGATCCTGCACGAGTCGACCCGGCTGGGCACGCTGGTCTCCGAGCTGATCGCGCTGTCGCGGCTGCAGGGCGCCGAGCGGCTGCCCGAGCTCACCACCCTCGAGGTGGACGCCCTGGTCGAAGAGGCGCTGGGCCGTTGCCGCATCGGCGCCGAGTCGGCCGGGATAGAGATCGCGGTGGACGAGCCGTCCGCTCTGCTGCTCGACGGCGACCGCACGCTGCTGGTCACCGCGCTGAGCAACCTCGTCGACAACGCCGTGTCCTACTCGCCGCCGGGCAGCCCGGTCTCGATCAGCCGCAGGCTCTCCGGCGACTTCGTCGAGATCGCCGTCACCGACCGCGGCATCGGCATCGCGCCGGAGCACCAGGAGCGGGTGTTCGAGCGGTTCTTCCGCGTCGACCCGGCGCGGTCGCGGGCCACCGGTGGTACCGGCCTCGGGCTGGCCATCGTCAAACACGTCGCCGCCAACCACGGCGGTGAGGTGAAGCTGTGGAGCAGGCTCGGTACCGGCTCCACCTTCACGCTGCGGGTGCCCAGGCACGCCATCGGTGAGGAGGGCGGCAAGCCCGAGCCGGAACGGGCGCCCGTGCGGTCGAAGACCGAGAGTGCGGACGGGGTCGAAACCGTCGAAACGGGAGGAGTCCGGTGA
- a CDS encoding phosphoglyceromutase: MTAGTLVLLRHGESTWNAENLFTGWVDVPLSEKGQAEAGRGGELLRESGVLPEVLHTSLLRRAISTANIALDVADRHWIPVRRDWRLNERHYGALQGKNKKQTLEEYGEEQFMLWRRSYDTPPPEIEPGSEFSQDGDARYAGIDAPRTECLKDVVARLLPYWEEAIAPDLRAGRTVLVAAHGNSLRALVKHLDGISDADIAGLNIPTGIPLRYDLDDDLRPTNPGGTYLDPEAAASAAAAVANQGR, translated from the coding sequence ATGACTGCTGGGACTCTGGTGCTGCTGCGGCACGGTGAGAGCACATGGAACGCCGAGAACCTGTTCACCGGCTGGGTGGACGTGCCCCTCTCGGAGAAGGGGCAGGCCGAGGCCGGACGCGGCGGTGAGCTGCTCCGCGAGAGCGGAGTGCTGCCCGAGGTGCTGCACACCTCGCTGCTGCGCCGCGCCATCTCGACCGCCAACATCGCCCTCGACGTCGCCGACCGGCACTGGATCCCGGTCCGCCGCGACTGGCGCCTCAACGAGCGCCACTACGGCGCGCTGCAGGGCAAGAACAAGAAGCAGACCCTGGAGGAGTACGGCGAGGAGCAGTTCATGCTCTGGCGCCGCTCCTACGACACGCCGCCGCCGGAGATCGAGCCCGGCAGCGAGTTCAGCCAGGACGGCGACGCGCGCTACGCCGGCATCGACGCGCCGCGCACCGAGTGCCTGAAGGACGTCGTCGCCCGGCTGCTGCCGTACTGGGAGGAGGCGATCGCGCCGGACCTGCGCGCCGGCCGCACCGTGCTGGTCGCCGCGCACGGCAACTCGCTGCGCGCGCTGGTCAAGCACCTGGACGGCATCTCCGACGCCGACATCGCGGGGCTGAACATCCCCACCGGCATCCCGCTGCGTTACGACCTCGACGACGACCTCAGGCCCACCAACCCGGGCGGCACCTACCTCGACCCCGAGGCCGCGGCGAGCGCCGCCGCGGCGGTCGCCAACCAGGGCCGCTGA
- a CDS encoding OsmC family peroxiredoxin has protein sequence MTERNATTQWTGDLKSGSGNVALDSSAAGTFPVTWASRAEAPEGRTSPEELIAAAHSSCYSMQLSGLLTAAGTPPESISTSAEVSFGPRGDGFAITGIALTVRARVPSSDAAAFDEAARKAKDICPVSAALAGTTITLDAALE, from the coding sequence ATGACCGAGCGAAACGCCACCACCCAGTGGACCGGAGACCTCAAGTCCGGTTCCGGCAACGTCGCGCTGGACTCCTCCGCGGCCGGGACCTTCCCGGTCACCTGGGCGTCCCGGGCCGAGGCGCCCGAGGGCAGGACCAGCCCCGAGGAGCTCATCGCCGCCGCGCACTCGTCGTGCTACTCGATGCAGCTCTCCGGGCTGCTCACCGCGGCGGGCACGCCGCCGGAGTCGATCAGCACCAGCGCCGAGGTGTCGTTCGGCCCCCGCGGGGACGGCTTCGCGATCACCGGTATCGCCCTGACCGTACGCGCCAGGGTCCCCAGCTCCGATGCCGCGGCCTTCGACGAGGCCGCGCGCAAGGCCAAGGACATCTGCCCGGTCTCGGCCGCGCTGGCCGGCACCACGATCACCCTCGACGCGGCGCTCGAGTGA
- a CDS encoding DUF4349 domain-containing protein, which produces MRERRGTWRLRRPAVALLVGVLAAGCSAGQDVSSQAGQPAIAPDRAAESDSKGLHAEQQQNPAVPERQVVRTADLGLEAADVTGAAARVRGLAEAAGGHLAQEDSYRGGTDLVLRVPSERLDRLLDEIAGLGEVTTRSQRAEDVTDQIVDTRSRIESQRASVQRLRALMERATSVADIVRIESELSSRESELDALLRRDAALSGQVDLATLDVRISAPPSVAGDDDDTGFLSGLAGGWNALTAVGAFALTALGAVLPFAVVLAVPAAGGGGWLLLRRRRLLRRSEL; this is translated from the coding sequence ATGCGCGAACGCAGGGGCACGTGGCGATTACGGCGACCGGCCGTCGCGTTGCTGGTGGGGGTGCTGGCGGCCGGGTGTTCGGCCGGACAGGACGTGTCTTCGCAGGCAGGGCAACCGGCGATCGCTCCGGACCGGGCGGCCGAGTCCGACTCGAAGGGGCTGCACGCCGAACAGCAGCAGAATCCGGCGGTGCCGGAGCGGCAGGTCGTCCGGACCGCCGATCTGGGCTTGGAAGCCGCCGACGTGACGGGCGCGGCCGCCCGCGTGCGCGGGTTGGCCGAAGCCGCCGGAGGCCACCTGGCCCAGGAGGACAGCTACCGCGGTGGCACCGACCTGGTGCTCAGGGTGCCGTCGGAACGCCTCGACCGGCTGCTCGACGAGATCGCCGGTCTGGGCGAGGTCACGACGCGGAGCCAGCGCGCCGAGGACGTCACCGACCAGATCGTCGACACCAGGAGCCGGATCGAGTCCCAGCGCGCGAGCGTGCAGCGCCTGCGCGCGCTCATGGAACGGGCCACCAGCGTGGCCGACATCGTGCGGATCGAGAGCGAGCTGAGCAGCCGCGAGTCCGAGCTCGACGCCCTGCTGCGGCGCGACGCCGCGCTGTCCGGGCAGGTCGATCTGGCCACCCTCGACGTCCGGATCTCGGCGCCGCCGTCGGTCGCGGGCGATGACGACGACACGGGTTTCCTGTCCGGGCTGGCAGGCGGGTGGAACGCGCTCACGGCCGTCGGAGCGTTCGCGCTCACGGCGCTCGGCGCCGTCCTGCCGTTCGCGGTGGTGCTCGCGGTCCCGGCCGCCGGGGGCGGGGGATGGCTGCTGCTGCGGCGCAGGCGGCTCTTGAGGCGCTCGGAACTCTGA
- a CDS encoding YbjN domain-containing protein, whose amino-acid sequence MSLDEVISSTLDEIGLEYQHRDDGRFFVTLPGTKKLQTNCWLLVAEHALVVEAFVCRQPDEAHEDVYRYLLRRNARLYGVHYTIDSSGDIYLVGRIGLHAVTADELDRILGQVLEAADGDFNTLLEIGFATAIRREWDWRTSRGESLANLRPFQQLIERDRPMSG is encoded by the coding sequence GTGAGCCTCGACGAGGTCATCAGCTCAACCCTGGACGAGATCGGGCTGGAGTACCAGCACCGCGACGACGGGCGCTTCTTCGTCACGCTGCCCGGCACCAAGAAGCTGCAGACGAACTGCTGGCTGCTGGTCGCCGAGCACGCGCTGGTGGTCGAGGCGTTCGTGTGCAGGCAGCCGGACGAGGCCCACGAGGACGTCTACCGCTACCTGCTGCGCCGCAACGCCCGGCTCTACGGGGTGCACTACACGATCGACTCCTCCGGCGACATCTACCTCGTCGGGCGCATCGGCCTGCACGCGGTGACCGCCGACGAGCTGGACCGCATCCTCGGCCAAGTGCTGGAGGCCGCCGACGGCGACTTCAACACGCTGCTGGAGATCGGCTTCGCCACCGCGATCCGGCGGGAGTGGGACTGGCGCACCTCCCGCGGCGAGTCGCTGGCCAACCTGCGCCCGTTCCAGCAGCTGATCGAGCGCGACCGGCCGATGTCGGGCTGA
- the mshA gene encoding D-inositol-3-phosphate glycosyltransferase has translation MTATTDLSRTWPRRAAVLSLHTSPLEQPGTGDAGGMNVYIARTSAKLAELGTEVEIFTRATSSDIPPVAQLAPGVTVRSLLAGPFEGLDKNDLPSQICAFAAGALRVEARHDPGYYDVVHSHYWLSGQVGWLARQRWGVPLVHTAHTLAKVKNAALAEGDTPEPMVRVMGEEQVVAGADRLVANTEFEAADLIERYDADPDAVATIPPGVDLERFTPGDRSAARAEFGLPADAVVLGFVGRIQPLKAPDVLLKATAALLGRHPGLRERLVVLVVGGPSGSGLERPRALHELAQSLGIADVVRFLPPQRGDALASVYRACDVVAVPSYSESFGLVALEAQACGTPVVAAAVGGLPVAVADGVSGLLVDGHETQRWADALASVVLSPGRRARLAAGTVGHAAGFSWESTTESLLDTYARARTTFDARLRIREVTA, from the coding sequence ATGACCGCCACCACTGATCTTTCGCGCACCTGGCCGCGCCGGGCCGCGGTGCTCTCGCTGCACACCTCGCCGCTCGAGCAGCCGGGCACCGGCGACGCGGGAGGGATGAACGTCTACATCGCCAGGACCTCGGCGAAGCTGGCCGAGCTGGGCACCGAGGTCGAGATCTTCACCCGCGCCACCTCCTCCGACATCCCGCCGGTCGCGCAGCTCGCGCCGGGCGTGACGGTGCGCAGCCTGCTGGCGGGCCCCTTCGAGGGCCTGGACAAGAACGACCTTCCGTCGCAGATCTGCGCCTTCGCCGCAGGCGCGCTGCGGGTCGAGGCGCGCCACGACCCCGGCTACTACGACGTCGTGCACTCGCACTACTGGCTGTCCGGGCAGGTCGGCTGGCTGGCCCGGCAGCGCTGGGGCGTGCCGCTGGTGCACACCGCGCACACGCTGGCCAAGGTCAAGAACGCCGCCCTCGCCGAAGGCGACACGCCGGAGCCGATGGTGCGCGTGATGGGCGAGGAGCAGGTCGTGGCCGGCGCCGACCGGCTCGTGGCCAACACCGAGTTCGAGGCCGCCGACCTGATCGAGCGCTACGACGCCGACCCCGACGCGGTCGCGACCATCCCGCCCGGTGTCGACCTGGAGCGGTTCACCCCCGGCGACCGGTCGGCCGCGCGGGCGGAGTTCGGATTACCGGCGGATGCGGTCGTGCTCGGCTTCGTGGGCCGCATCCAGCCGCTGAAGGCGCCCGACGTGCTCCTCAAGGCCACCGCGGCGCTGCTCGGAAGGCACCCCGGGCTGCGGGAGCGGCTGGTGGTGCTGGTCGTCGGCGGCCCGTCGGGCAGCGGTCTGGAGCGCCCGCGCGCCCTGCACGAGCTGGCGCAGTCGCTCGGCATCGCCGACGTCGTCCGGTTCCTGCCGCCGCAGCGCGGCGACGCGCTGGCGTCGGTGTACCGGGCGTGCGACGTCGTCGCCGTCCCCAGCTACAGCGAGTCCTTCGGCCTGGTGGCATTGGAAGCGCAGGCGTGCGGTACCCCGGTGGTCGCGGCGGCGGTCGGCGGCCTGCCGGTCGCCGTCGCCGACGGCGTCTCGGGTCTGCTGGTGGACGGGCACGAGACGCAGCGCTGGGCCGACGCGCTGGCGTCGGTGGTGCTGAGCCCGGGACGCCGTGCCCGGCTCGCGGCGGGGACCGTCGGCCACGCGGCGGGGTTCTCCTGGGAGAGCACCACCGAGTCGCTGCTGGACACCTACGCGCGGGCCAGGACGACATTCGACGCACGACTGCGGATCCGGGAGGTCACCGCGTGA
- a CDS encoding L,D-transpeptidase: MLSRVGRSRSRALWTAVAGMLAALLLVSGCGSSAPGGSGNAAQAAPVAKVSIEPGAGAVDVNPAAPIKAGVEGGRLDEVTLTNSDGKQVAGELAQDGRSWKATEALGFGKTYTWSGKATGSDGRTVPVEGEFTTLKPAKTVRATINPTDHAEVGIGMPISIKFAEPVQDKAAAQRALSVRTSVPVEGSWAWLSDTQVDWRPKEFWPAHTKVSVEAKLYGVNYGKGRHGVADLSTEFTIGRAQIVKADVNTHMMVVERDGKQVASYPASYGKSADPNLNTPNGTYVVMEKKPVEIMNNPRYGYTDVEKKWALRISNHGEFIHENEENRAALGKVNNSHGCVNLSEADAKSYFDSALLGDPVVVTGSNAGMPPHYDVFDWLLSWDQWKQKSAL; this comes from the coding sequence GTGCTGAGCAGGGTTGGGCGCTCGCGGTCGCGGGCGCTGTGGACCGCGGTGGCGGGCATGCTGGCGGCGTTGCTGCTGGTGTCGGGATGCGGATCGAGCGCGCCCGGCGGCAGCGGGAACGCGGCGCAGGCGGCTCCGGTCGCCAAGGTCTCGATCGAGCCGGGTGCCGGTGCGGTCGACGTCAACCCGGCCGCGCCGATCAAGGCGGGTGTCGAGGGCGGCAGGCTCGACGAGGTCACCCTGACCAACTCCGACGGCAAGCAGGTCGCGGGCGAGCTGGCCCAGGACGGCCGGAGCTGGAAGGCGACCGAGGCGCTGGGCTTCGGCAAGACCTACACCTGGTCGGGCAAGGCCACCGGCTCCGACGGCCGGACGGTGCCGGTCGAGGGCGAGTTCACGACGCTGAAGCCGGCCAAGACCGTGCGCGCCACGATCAACCCCACCGACCACGCCGAGGTCGGCATCGGGATGCCGATCAGCATCAAGTTCGCCGAGCCGGTGCAGGACAAGGCCGCCGCGCAGCGGGCGCTGTCGGTGCGCACCTCGGTGCCGGTCGAGGGCTCGTGGGCGTGGTTGTCGGACACCCAGGTCGACTGGCGGCCCAAGGAGTTCTGGCCCGCGCACACCAAGGTGTCGGTCGAGGCCAAGCTCTACGGCGTGAACTACGGCAAGGGCCGCCACGGCGTGGCCGACCTGAGTACGGAGTTCACCATCGGCCGCGCGCAGATCGTCAAGGCCGACGTCAACACCCACATGATGGTCGTCGAGCGCGACGGCAAGCAGGTCGCCAGCTACCCGGCGAGCTACGGCAAGTCGGCGGACCCGAACCTGAACACGCCGAACGGCACCTACGTCGTGATGGAGAAGAAGCCCGTCGAGATCATGAACAACCCGCGCTACGGCTACACCGACGTGGAGAAGAAGTGGGCCCTTCGGATCTCCAACCACGGCGAGTTCATCCACGAGAACGAGGAGAACCGGGCCGCGCTGGGCAAGGTGAACAACTCGCACGGCTGCGTCAACCTCAGCGAGGCCGACGCGAAGTCCTACTTCGACAGCGCGCTGCTCGGCGACCCGGTGGTGGTGACCGGCTCCAACGCGGGCATGCCGCCGCACTACGACGTGTTCGACTGGCTGCTGAGCTGGGACCAGTGGAAGCAGAAGTCCGCGCTGTGA
- a CDS encoding SDR family NAD(P)-dependent oxidoreductase: MSTTPDTRWAVVTGASSGIGAATARKLAAEGFRVVLGARRVERINELASEIDGVAVALDITDPASVEAFVEQVGTCHVLVNNAGGAKGLAKVADADEDDWRWMWETNVLGTLRVTKALLPKLVASGDGHVVTVTSIAATEIYDNGSGYTAAKHAQGALHRTLRGEHLGEPVRFTEIAPGMVETEFSEVRFGGDAERAAAVYQGLTPLTADDVADVIAFAVTRPSHVNLDFIEMKPRAQASATRAHRQS, from the coding sequence GTGAGCACGACACCTGACACCCGTTGGGCCGTGGTGACCGGTGCCAGTTCGGGCATCGGCGCGGCCACCGCCCGCAAGCTCGCCGCCGAGGGTTTCCGCGTGGTGCTGGGAGCCCGCCGGGTCGAGCGGATCAACGAACTGGCCTCCGAGATCGACGGCGTCGCCGTCGCGCTGGACATCACCGACCCGGCCTCGGTCGAGGCCTTCGTCGAGCAGGTCGGGACCTGCCACGTGCTGGTCAACAACGCCGGTGGCGCCAAGGGCCTGGCCAAGGTCGCCGACGCCGACGAGGACGACTGGCGCTGGATGTGGGAGACCAACGTGCTGGGCACCCTGCGCGTCACCAAGGCGCTGCTGCCCAAGCTGGTGGCCTCCGGCGACGGGCACGTGGTGACCGTGACCTCGATCGCCGCCACCGAGATCTACGACAACGGCTCCGGCTACACCGCCGCCAAGCACGCGCAGGGCGCGCTGCACCGCACGCTGCGCGGCGAGCACCTCGGCGAGCCGGTGCGGTTCACCGAGATCGCGCCGGGGATGGTGGAGACGGAGTTCTCCGAGGTCCGCTTCGGCGGCGACGCCGAGCGCGCGGCGGCGGTCTACCAGGGCCTCACCCCGCTCACGGCCGACGACGTGGCCGACGTCATCGCGTTCGCGGTGACCCGTCCCTCGCACGTGAACCTCGACTTCATCGAGATGAAGCCGCGCGCCCAGGCTTCCGCCACCCGCGCGCACCGGCAGTCGTAA
- a CDS encoding UDP-N-acetylmuramate dehydrogenase, producing MSGAEGTRDGASPSGGSALAAHTTLRLGGPAAGFVVAEDAETLADAVREADAAGSRLLVLGGGSNLVVADDGFDGHVVRIATKGLRFDSVGDGLVQLTAEAGEDWDAVVAETVRQGLGGLECLSGIPGLTGATPVQNVGAYGVEVSELLLSVDLLDRRTGNVRTVRAEDLGLVYRGSVLKHSDRAVVLRVRFLLRDGGRSAPVRYAELARTLDVEPGASVAVAEAREAVLALRRGKGMVLDPADHDTWSAGSFFTNPIVEAADLPAVLSRIVAKVGPDQRVPQYPASDGRTKLSAAWLIERAGFGKGHPGPGGRARLSTKHTLALTNRGEATTADLLSLAREVRDGVLAQFGVSLAPEPVLVDCAL from the coding sequence ATGTCCGGTGCCGAAGGAACCCGCGACGGCGCCTCCCCGAGCGGCGGCTCCGCGCTCGCCGCGCACACCACGCTCCGGCTCGGCGGCCCCGCGGCCGGTTTCGTGGTGGCCGAGGACGCCGAGACCCTCGCCGACGCCGTGCGCGAGGCCGACGCGGCGGGCAGCAGGTTGCTGGTGCTCGGCGGCGGCTCGAACCTCGTCGTGGCCGACGACGGCTTCGACGGCCACGTGGTGAGGATCGCCACCAAGGGCCTGCGCTTCGACAGCGTCGGCGACGGGCTGGTGCAGCTCACGGCCGAGGCGGGCGAGGACTGGGACGCGGTGGTGGCCGAGACCGTGCGGCAGGGCCTCGGCGGCCTGGAGTGCCTGTCCGGCATCCCCGGGCTCACCGGCGCGACCCCCGTGCAGAACGTCGGGGCCTACGGCGTCGAGGTGTCCGAGCTGCTGCTCTCGGTCGACCTGCTCGACCGGCGCACCGGCAACGTGCGGACCGTGCGCGCCGAGGACCTCGGCCTGGTCTACCGGGGCAGCGTGCTCAAGCACAGCGACCGGGCCGTGGTGCTGCGGGTGCGTTTCCTGCTGCGCGACGGCGGGCGCTCGGCACCCGTGCGCTACGCCGAACTCGCGCGCACGCTGGACGTGGAGCCGGGTGCGAGCGTCGCCGTCGCCGAGGCGAGGGAAGCGGTGCTGGCGCTGCGCCGCGGCAAGGGCATGGTGCTCGACCCCGCCGACCACGACACCTGGAGCGCGGGCTCCTTCTTCACCAACCCGATCGTGGAAGCCGCCGACCTGCCCGCGGTGCTGTCGCGGATCGTCGCGAAGGTCGGCCCCGACCAGCGCGTTCCGCAGTACCCGGCGTCGGACGGGCGGACCAAGCTGTCGGCGGCGTGGCTGATCGAGCGCGCCGGCTTCGGCAAGGGCCACCCGGGTCCCGGCGGGCGGGCCCGGCTCTCGACCAAGCACACCCTGGCGCTGACCAACCGCGGCGAGGCCACCACGGCCGACCTGCTCAGCCTTGCGCGTGAAGTCCGGGACGGGGTGCTGGCGCAGTTCGGCGTGTCCTTGGCGCCGGAACCCGTTCTGGTGGACTGTGCCCTGTAG
- a CDS encoding DUF2505 domain-containing protein → MARRIEHRSTSEWPASRVYEALVDVDYLKHRLNEIGGTKTELVEHVVTGDDVRFQIRQGVRAESLPPIARTVVGGDLMIDRSESWRCAEEGHYTGEIAAEIAGAPCSITGSMWLRDLAEPADDAVSEFVVDGSVRVNVPFVGGKLEEFVCDQIQQLLASEERFTSDWLARHS, encoded by the coding sequence ATGGCACGCCGCATCGAGCACCGGAGCACCTCCGAATGGCCCGCATCTCGGGTGTATGAGGCGCTGGTCGACGTCGACTACCTCAAGCACCGGCTCAACGAGATCGGTGGCACCAAGACCGAGTTGGTCGAACACGTCGTCACCGGTGACGACGTGCGGTTCCAGATCCGCCAGGGGGTGCGTGCGGAGTCGCTGCCGCCGATCGCGCGGACCGTGGTGGGCGGCGACCTCATGATCGACCGCAGCGAGTCGTGGCGGTGTGCCGAGGAGGGCCACTACACCGGGGAGATCGCCGCCGAGATCGCCGGTGCGCCGTGCTCGATCACCGGCTCGATGTGGCTGCGCGACCTCGCCGAACCGGCCGATGACGCGGTCAGCGAGTTCGTGGTGGACGGCTCCGTCCGGGTCAACGTGCCGTTCGTCGGCGGCAAGCTGGAGGAGTTCGTCTGCGACCAGATCCAGCAGCTGCTGGCCTCCGAGGAGCGCTTCACCAGCGATTGGCTCGCCCGGCACAGCTGA